In Rahnella aquatilis CIP 78.65 = ATCC 33071, one DNA window encodes the following:
- a CDS encoding MFS transporter, which produces MSQTTPENPATLRLPFREKLAYGMGDLGSNILLDIGTLYLLKFYTDVLGLPGTYGGIIFLIAKFFTAFTDMGTGIMLDSRRKIGPKGKFRPFVLYAAFPVTLLAVANFVGTPLEITGKTVVATLLFMLYGLFFSMMNCSYGAMVPAITKNPDERASLAAWRQGGATLGLLLCTVGFVPVMNLLEGSSQRSYIFAATLFSLVGLLFMWLCYAGVKERYVDAQPVSHTQKPGLLQSFRAIAGNRPLFILCIANLCTLGAFNVKLAIQVYYTQYVLNDPILLSCMGFFSMGCIFIGVFLMPAAVRRFGKKKVYIGGLALWIVGDILNYFYGSGSVSFVGFSCLAFFGSAFVNSLNWALVSDTVEYGEWRTGVRSEGTVYTGFTFFRKVSQALAGFFPGLMLTQIGYVPNVVQSADTQEGLRQLIFIYPCALAAITIVAMGCFYNLNEKMYVRIVAEIEQRKQTA; this is translated from the coding sequence ATGAGTCAGACAACACCGGAAAACCCTGCGACCCTGCGCCTGCCGTTCAGGGAAAAACTGGCCTACGGGATGGGCGATTTAGGCTCCAATATCTTGCTTGATATCGGCACGCTGTACCTGCTGAAATTTTACACTGACGTGCTCGGTCTGCCGGGCACCTACGGCGGCATTATTTTTCTGATCGCCAAATTCTTCACTGCATTTACCGATATGGGCACCGGCATCATGCTGGATTCACGCCGTAAAATCGGGCCAAAGGGCAAATTCCGCCCCTTCGTGTTATACGCCGCGTTTCCGGTCACTTTGCTGGCGGTCGCCAATTTCGTCGGCACGCCGCTGGAGATCACCGGTAAAACCGTGGTGGCAACGCTGCTCTTCATGCTGTATGGATTATTTTTCAGCATGATGAATTGTTCTTATGGCGCGATGGTGCCTGCCATCACTAAAAATCCGGACGAGCGGGCATCACTCGCAGCGTGGCGGCAGGGCGGTGCCACGCTGGGATTACTGCTGTGCACTGTCGGTTTTGTGCCCGTGATGAATCTGCTGGAAGGCAGTTCGCAGCGCAGTTATATTTTTGCCGCGACGCTGTTCTCGCTGGTGGGGTTGCTGTTTATGTGGCTGTGTTATGCCGGGGTAAAAGAGCGTTATGTGGACGCGCAGCCTGTCAGTCACACGCAAAAACCGGGGCTGTTGCAGTCATTCCGGGCGATTGCCGGTAACCGTCCGCTGTTCATTCTGTGCATCGCCAATCTCTGCACGCTGGGGGCGTTCAACGTCAAACTGGCGATCCAGGTGTATTACACGCAGTACGTGCTCAACGATCCGATCCTGCTCTCCTGCATGGGCTTTTTCAGCATGGGGTGCATTTTCATCGGCGTGTTCCTGATGCCCGCTGCCGTGCGGCGATTCGGCAAGAAAAAAGTGTATATCGGCGGTCTGGCACTGTGGATTGTCGGCGACATCCTCAACTACTTCTATGGCAGCGGCTCGGTCAGCTTCGTCGGGTTCTCCTGTCTGGCGTTCTTCGGATCGGCGTTCGTCAACAGCCTCAACTGGGCGCTGGTGTCCGACACGGTGGAATACGGCGAGTGGCGTACTGGTGTGCGTTCGGAAGGCACGGTTTACACCGGTTTCACCTTCTTTCGCAAAGTGTCGCAGGCCCTGGCGGGGTTCTTCCCCGGTCTGATGCTGACGCAAATCGGCTATGTGCCTAACGTGGTGCAGTCAGCGGATACGCAGGAAGGGCTGCGTCAGTTGATCTTCATTTATCCCTGCGCGCTGGCGGCAATCACCATCGTGGCGATGGGCTGTTTCTATAACCTCAACGAGAAAATGTACGTGCGCATCGTTGCGGAAATTGAGCAGCGTAAGCAGACGGCCTAA
- a CDS encoding 3-oxoacyl-ACP reductase family protein — translation MTTQHSLQGKAAFVQGGSRGIGAAIVQRLAREGASVAFTYVSSEEKAQALVKSIEASGGKALAIKADSADESSVRTAIDNAAKTFGKIDILVNNAGVLAFGEIDALTMDDFDRTIAVNVRSVFVASQQAARHMPDGGRIITIGSVNADRMPFQGGAVYAMSKSAIVGLTKGLARDLGPRGITVNNVQPGPVDTDMNPADGEMADGMRSYMALNRYGKDSEIASFVAYLSGPEAGYITGANLTIDGGFGA, via the coding sequence ATGACAACTCAACATTCACTGCAAGGCAAAGCAGCTTTCGTTCAGGGCGGTTCACGCGGCATCGGCGCCGCTATCGTTCAGCGCCTGGCTCGCGAAGGTGCCAGCGTGGCCTTCACTTACGTTTCTTCTGAAGAAAAAGCGCAGGCACTGGTGAAAAGCATTGAGGCCAGCGGCGGTAAAGCGCTGGCTATCAAAGCCGACAGCGCCGATGAAAGCAGCGTCCGCACGGCAATCGACAACGCGGCGAAAACGTTCGGTAAAATCGATATTCTGGTGAATAACGCCGGTGTGCTGGCATTCGGCGAAATCGATGCGCTGACGATGGATGATTTTGACCGCACCATCGCCGTCAACGTGCGCAGCGTGTTTGTCGCCAGCCAGCAGGCGGCACGCCATATGCCTGACGGCGGCCGTATCATCACCATCGGCAGCGTCAACGCTGACCGTATGCCGTTCCAGGGCGGCGCGGTGTACGCCATGAGCAAATCCGCCATCGTCGGCCTGACCAAAGGCCTGGCACGGGATTTGGGCCCGCGCGGCATTACCGTGAACAACGTGCAACCCGGCCCGGTCGATACCGATATGAACCCGGCGGACGGCGAAATGGCTGACGGTATGCGTTCTTACATGGCGCTCAACCGCTACGGCAAAGACAGCGAAATCGCCAGCTTCGTAGCTTATCTTTCCGGTCCGGAAGCGGGGTATATCACCGGTGCGAACCTGACCATTGACGGGGGTTTCGGCGCGTAA
- a CDS encoding secondary thiamine-phosphate synthase enzyme YjbQ has translation MWHQQTITLGAKARGFHLITDEVVSKIDRLHEVQTGLVHLFIQHTSASLTLNENCDPTVRYDMEQHFMRTVPENAPYEHDYEGRDDMPGHIKSSLLGASLVLPVSRGRLLLGTWQGIWLGEHRIDGGQRRIVITLQGEIQT, from the coding sequence ATGTGGCATCAGCAAACTATTACGCTCGGCGCAAAAGCGCGGGGCTTTCATCTGATCACCGATGAAGTGGTCAGCAAAATTGACCGTCTGCATGAAGTACAAACCGGGCTGGTGCATTTATTTATCCAGCACACTTCTGCGTCGCTGACGCTCAATGAGAATTGTGACCCGACCGTGCGCTACGACATGGAACAACATTTCATGCGCACCGTGCCGGAAAACGCGCCTTACGAGCATGATTACGAAGGCCGCGATGACATGCCGGGTCACATTAAGTCGTCGCTGTTAGGCGCATCATTAGTGCTGCCCGTTTCCCGGGGAAGATTGCTGCTTGGCACCTGGCAGGGGATCTGGCTGGGCGAACATCGGATCGACGGCGGACAACGCCGGATCGTCATCACATTACAAGGAGAAATCCAAACATGA
- a CDS encoding sugar kinase produces the protein MIRIACVGITVMDRIYYVEELPAEGGKYVAEKYHEVGGGPAATAAVAAARLGAQVDFIGRVGDDDTGNRLLAELGSLGVNTRYVRRVEQASSSQSAVLVDKNGERIIINYPGPDLPASATWLQAIDFSQWDVVLADVRWHDGAKQAFTLARQAGVMTVLDADVTPQDIAELVTLSDHTAFSAPGLQRLTGKSDAGSALVNAQTLTKGHVYVTQGRQGCLWLEHDKLHHQPGFAVNVVDTTGAGDVFHGALAVSLAQGCPPAGAVRFASGVAALKCTQPGGRAGIPDCDQARSFLSLSV, from the coding sequence ATGATTCGCATTGCCTGTGTCGGAATTACCGTGATGGACAGGATCTATTACGTTGAAGAACTGCCTGCGGAAGGGGGAAAATATGTCGCTGAAAAATATCATGAAGTGGGCGGTGGTCCGGCGGCCACGGCAGCGGTCGCGGCGGCCAGATTGGGCGCGCAGGTGGATTTTATTGGTCGTGTGGGTGATGACGATACCGGCAACCGGCTGCTCGCGGAGCTGGGATCCCTGGGGGTAAACACCCGCTATGTCCGCCGCGTTGAACAGGCCAGTTCGTCGCAATCGGCCGTGCTGGTGGACAAAAACGGTGAGCGAATCATTATCAATTATCCCGGCCCGGATTTGCCCGCTTCCGCCACGTGGTTACAGGCGATCGATTTTTCCCAGTGGGATGTGGTGCTGGCCGATGTACGCTGGCATGACGGTGCGAAACAGGCGTTTACGCTGGCGCGCCAGGCCGGTGTGATGACGGTGCTGGACGCCGATGTGACGCCCCAGGATATCGCTGAACTGGTGACGTTAAGCGATCACACCGCGTTTTCCGCCCCCGGTTTACAGCGGCTGACCGGAAAATCTGACGCCGGTTCTGCGTTAGTTAACGCCCAAACGCTCACAAAGGGTCATGTGTATGTCACGCAGGGCAGGCAAGGTTGTCTCTGGCTGGAACATGACAAGCTGCATCATCAGCCGGGCTTTGCCGTCAACGTGGTGGACACCACCGGCGCGGGGGATGTGTTTCATGGTGCGCTGGCAGTCAGTCTGGCTCAGGGCTGTCCGCCTGCCGGTGCAGTGCGCTTTGCCAGCGGCGTGGCTGCCCTAAAATGTACACAGCCCGGTGGTCGTGCGGGGATACCTGATTGTGATCAGGCCCGGTCTTTTTTGTCACTTTCTGTATAG
- a CDS encoding aromatic amino acid transaminase, translating to MFQHVDAYAGDPILSLMESFKTDPRQDKVNLSIGLYYDEQGIIPQLAAVENAEQQLNAGPQAASVYLPMEGLPAYRAGIQELLFGADHPALKQQRIATIQTVGGSGALKVGADFLKFYFPNSEVYVSDPTWENHVAIFSGAGFKVHTYPYFDPETLGVNFTAMTERLKTLPAQSIVLLHPCCHNPTGSDLTPAQWDQVIEIAKQRELIPFLDIAYQGFGAGIDDDAYAIRAMAAAGVNCFVSNSFSKIFSLYGERVGGLSVVCEDSDAAGRVLGQLKATVRRNYSSPPGFGAKVVAKVLSDSALNAQWKAEVEKMRTRILEMRHTLVDSLKTALPGRNFDYLLQQRGMFSYTGFSEAQVVRLREEFGVYLILSGRVCMAGLNHHNVKQVAEAFAAVQ from the coding sequence GTGTTCCAACATGTCGATGCCTATGCCGGTGACCCGATTTTGTCGCTGATGGAAAGTTTCAAGACCGACCCGAGACAAGATAAGGTAAACCTGAGCATCGGTCTTTATTACGACGAGCAGGGTATTATTCCGCAACTGGCTGCGGTGGAAAATGCAGAACAACAACTGAACGCCGGGCCACAGGCCGCGTCAGTATATCTGCCAATGGAAGGTCTGCCGGCGTACCGCGCAGGCATTCAGGAACTGCTGTTTGGTGCGGATCATCCGGCATTGAAACAACAGCGTATCGCGACCATTCAGACCGTCGGCGGTTCCGGCGCACTGAAAGTTGGCGCGGATTTCCTGAAGTTTTACTTCCCGAATTCAGAAGTTTACGTGAGCGACCCGACCTGGGAAAACCACGTGGCCATCTTTAGTGGCGCAGGTTTCAAAGTGCATACCTATCCGTACTTTGACCCTGAAACGTTGGGTGTGAATTTCACCGCGATGACTGAACGCCTGAAAACCTTACCGGCGCAAAGCATCGTTCTGCTGCACCCGTGCTGCCATAACCCGACCGGTTCTGACCTGACGCCAGCGCAGTGGGATCAGGTGATTGAGATCGCCAAACAGCGCGAACTGATCCCGTTCCTCGACATCGCTTATCAGGGCTTTGGCGCGGGCATTGACGACGACGCTTACGCCATCCGCGCGATGGCCGCTGCGGGCGTCAACTGCTTCGTCAGCAACTCCTTCTCGAAAATTTTCTCCCTGTATGGCGAACGTGTCGGTGGGCTGTCTGTGGTTTGCGAAGACAGCGACGCGGCGGGGCGTGTACTCGGTCAGCTGAAAGCCACCGTGCGCCGTAACTACTCCAGCCCGCCAGGCTTCGGCGCGAAAGTGGTGGCGAAAGTCCTGAGCGACAGCGCGCTGAATGCTCAGTGGAAAGCGGAAGTCGAGAAGATGCGCACCCGTATTCTGGAAATGCGCCACACGCTGGTCGATAGCCTGAAAACCGCCTTGCCGGGCCGTAATTTTGACTACCTGCTGCAACAACGCGGGATGTTCAGCTACACCGGCTTCAGCGAAGCGCAGGTTGTCCGTCTGCGTGAAGAGTTCGGCGTTTACCTGATCCTCAGCGGACGCGTCTGTATGGCCGGTCTGAATCACCACAATGTGAAACAGGTGGCTGAAGCTTTCGCCGCGGTCCAGTAA
- the yihU gene encoding sulfolactaldehyde 3-reductase, which yields MANVAFIGLGQMGAPMATNLIKQGHRLAVFDLNPQAVASLVRQGAAGSRSAAEAAEGAEFVITMLPNGDLVRDVLFGRDGICETLNPSALVIDMSTIHPLQTDSLIAQMHEKGFSLMDVPVGRTSDHAEAGTLLLLAGGTQEQVERATPVLMAMGSELINAGGPGKGIRVKLINNYMSIALNALSAEAAVLCEALDLSFDVALQVMSGTPAGKGHFTTSWPNKVLKGDLSPAFMIDLAHKDLGIALDVANQLHVPMPLGAASREVYNQARAAGRGRQDWTAILEQVRTSAGLAQKTHP from the coding sequence ATGGCAAACGTGGCATTTATTGGCCTGGGGCAAATGGGCGCGCCGATGGCGACCAATCTGATTAAACAGGGGCACCGGTTAGCGGTGTTCGATCTTAATCCGCAGGCGGTGGCATCGCTTGTACGTCAGGGCGCAGCAGGCAGCAGGAGCGCGGCAGAGGCGGCGGAGGGCGCAGAATTTGTCATCACCATGCTGCCCAACGGTGATCTGGTGCGCGATGTGCTTTTTGGCCGCGACGGCATTTGCGAAACCCTGAATCCGTCGGCACTGGTGATCGATATGTCGACCATTCACCCGTTACAAACCGACTCGCTGATCGCACAGATGCACGAAAAAGGCTTCAGCCTGATGGATGTGCCGGTGGGCAGAACCTCCGATCACGCCGAAGCGGGGACATTACTGCTGCTGGCTGGCGGTACGCAGGAACAGGTTGAGCGTGCGACGCCGGTGCTGATGGCGATGGGGTCAGAGCTGATCAATGCGGGCGGGCCGGGCAAAGGGATCCGCGTCAAACTGATCAATAACTACATGAGCATTGCCCTGAATGCGCTCTCCGCCGAAGCCGCCGTGCTGTGCGAGGCACTGGATCTCTCTTTCGATGTGGCGCTGCAGGTGATGAGCGGCACACCGGCCGGAAAAGGCCACTTCACGACGTCATGGCCGAACAAAGTGCTGAAAGGCGATCTGTCACCGGCCTTCATGATTGACCTCGCCCATAAAGATCTCGGTATCGCGCTGGACGTCGCCAACCAGTTGCATGTGCCGATGCCGCTCGGTGCGGCTTCCCGCGAAGTGTACAACCAGGCGCGTGCCGCCGGGCGCGGGCGTCAGGACTGGACCGCCATTCTCGAGCAGGTGCGCACCAGCGCCGGTCTGGCTCAGAAAACACATCCGTAA
- a CDS encoding DeoR/GlpR family DNA-binding transcription regulator, with the protein MSLTELTGNPRHDQLLGLIAERGYMNIEELAALLDVSTQTARRDIRKLSDQGLITRHHGGAGRASSVVNTAFEQREISWTEEKKAIAQAIADYIPDGSTVFITIGTTVEQVAHSLLNHNRLRIITNCLRVAHILYKNPRFEVMVPGGTLRPHNGGIIGPAATAFVAGFRADYLVTSVGAIEGDGALLEFDVNEASVVKTMMAHSRHILLAADHTKYHASAAVEIGNISQATALFTDELPPAGLLKVLKNHQVEVIKVSTAE; encoded by the coding sequence ATGAGTCTTACTGAACTGACCGGCAATCCGCGTCACGATCAACTGCTCGGGCTGATTGCCGAACGCGGTTACATGAACATTGAAGAACTGGCGGCGCTGCTGGATGTCTCGACCCAAACCGCCCGCCGCGATATCCGCAAACTCAGCGATCAGGGGCTGATCACCCGCCATCACGGCGGCGCGGGGCGGGCGTCGAGTGTGGTCAATACCGCCTTTGAGCAGCGTGAGATTTCCTGGACGGAAGAGAAAAAAGCCATTGCGCAAGCCATTGCCGATTACATCCCCGACGGTTCCACGGTGTTCATCACCATCGGCACCACCGTCGAGCAGGTGGCGCACTCGCTGCTCAATCACAACCGGTTGCGGATTATCACCAACTGTCTGCGCGTCGCGCATATCTTATATAAGAATCCGCGCTTTGAAGTGATGGTGCCCGGCGGCACGTTGCGCCCGCACAACGGCGGGATTATCGGCCCGGCGGCCACGGCGTTTGTCGCCGGATTCCGTGCCGATTATCTGGTGACCAGCGTCGGCGCGATTGAAGGTGACGGTGCTCTGCTGGAATTTGACGTCAACGAGGCCAGCGTGGTGAAAACCATGATGGCGCATTCACGCCATATTCTGCTGGCGGCCGACCATACCAAATATCATGCCTCGGCAGCGGTCGAAATCGGCAACATCTCGCAAGCCACGGCGTTGTTCACCGATGAACTTCCGCCCGCCGGATTGCTCAAGGTACTGAAAAATCATCAGGTCGAAGTAATAAAAGTCAGCACGGCGGAATAA
- a CDS encoding alpha-glucosidase, with translation MSTLQNKNTQIEFITGNNEFSLIYQQRLILRHTAQAPCLWIGGGEADIEMFRGNFSIKDRLNEKVALTDVSITAQPAGWKVHFSRSDTFSATLVVGTDDSGRLQLTLHNDNRAHNRIWLRLAAQPEDHIYGCGEQFSYFDLRGKPFPLWTSEQGVGRNKQTYVTWQADCKENAGGDYYWTFFPQPTFVSTQKFYCHVENSGYMNFDFSAPEYHELALREDNATLRFECADDYISLLEKLTALLGRQPELPDWVYDGVTLGIQGGTEACQQKLDVMREGGVRVNGIWAQDWSGIRMTSFGKRVMWNWKWNSELYPQLDQRIPQWKEEGVQFLSYINPYVASDRDLCAEASEKGYLTKDVCGGDYHVEFGEFYAGVVDLTNPAAYDWFKNVIKKNLIELGCGGWMADFGEYLPTDTFLHNGVSAEIMHNAWPALWAKCNYEALQETGKLGEVLFFMRAGYTGSQKYSTMMWAGDQNVDWSLDDGLASVIPAALSLAMSGHGLHHSDIGGYTTLFDMKRSKELLLHWCDFSAFTPMMRTHEGNRPGDNWQFDGDAETIAHFARMTGVFTHLKPYIRQAVRQNSQSGLPVMRPLFLHYEDDARTYTLKYQYLFGRDLLVAPVHEEGRSEWSLYLPQDTWIHAWTGETYHGGDITVTAPLGQPPVFYRADSEWAALFGELRHL, from the coding sequence ATGAGTACCCTACAAAATAAAAATACTCAGATTGAATTTATCACCGGTAACAATGAATTTTCGCTGATTTATCAGCAGCGCCTGATTTTACGCCATACCGCGCAAGCGCCGTGTTTATGGATTGGCGGCGGCGAGGCGGATATCGAGATGTTCCGCGGCAATTTCAGTATTAAAGATCGCCTGAATGAAAAGGTCGCGCTGACGGATGTCAGTATCACCGCGCAGCCTGCAGGGTGGAAAGTGCATTTCAGCCGGAGCGATACGTTCAGCGCGACGCTGGTGGTCGGCACCGATGACAGCGGGCGTTTGCAACTGACATTGCACAACGATAACCGCGCTCATAACCGCATCTGGCTGCGGCTGGCGGCACAGCCAGAAGATCATATATACGGCTGCGGCGAACAGTTCTCTTACTTTGATTTGCGCGGCAAACCTTTCCCGCTGTGGACCAGCGAACAGGGCGTCGGGCGCAACAAACAGACCTATGTCACCTGGCAGGCCGACTGTAAAGAGAATGCAGGCGGCGACTATTACTGGACCTTCTTCCCGCAGCCGACCTTTGTCAGCACGCAGAAGTTCTACTGCCATGTTGAAAACAGCGGCTATATGAATTTCGATTTCAGCGCGCCGGAATACCACGAACTGGCCTTGCGGGAAGATAACGCCACGCTGCGTTTTGAATGCGCCGACGACTATATCAGCCTGCTGGAAAAACTTACCGCGCTGTTAGGCCGCCAGCCGGAATTGCCGGACTGGGTGTACGACGGCGTGACGCTGGGTATTCAGGGCGGCACGGAAGCTTGCCAGCAAAAACTCGACGTGATGCGCGAAGGCGGCGTGAGGGTCAACGGCATCTGGGCGCAGGACTGGTCCGGTATCCGCATGACCTCATTCGGCAAACGCGTGATGTGGAACTGGAAGTGGAACAGTGAGCTGTATCCGCAACTCGACCAGCGTATTCCTCAGTGGAAAGAAGAGGGCGTGCAGTTCCTTTCTTACATCAATCCTTACGTCGCCAGTGATCGGGATTTGTGTGCCGAAGCCTCAGAAAAAGGTTATCTGACCAAAGATGTCTGCGGTGGTGATTATCACGTTGAGTTCGGCGAGTTCTACGCAGGCGTGGTCGATCTGACAAATCCCGCTGCCTATGACTGGTTCAAAAACGTCATCAAAAAGAACCTGATTGAGCTGGGATGTGGCGGCTGGATGGCGGATTTTGGCGAATATCTGCCGACTGACACTTTCCTGCATAACGGCGTCAGCGCGGAAATTATGCATAACGCCTGGCCTGCACTGTGGGCGAAGTGTAACTACGAAGCCTTGCAGGAAACCGGCAAACTCGGCGAGGTGCTGTTCTTTATGCGCGCCGGATACACCGGCAGCCAGAAGTATTCGACGATGATGTGGGCGGGCGATCAGAACGTTGACTGGAGCCTGGACGACGGGCTGGCCTCGGTGATCCCGGCGGCGTTGTCGCTGGCGATGAGCGGCCACGGTCTGCATCACAGCGACATCGGCGGTTATACCACGCTGTTCGACATGAAACGCAGCAAAGAACTGCTGCTGCACTGGTGCGATTTCAGCGCTTTCACGCCGATGATGCGCACCCACGAAGGCAACCGTCCGGGGGATAACTGGCAGTTTGACGGCGATGCCGAAACCATTGCGCATTTCGCCCGCATGACTGGCGTGTTCACCCATCTCAAGCCGTATATCCGGCAGGCCGTCAGGCAAAACAGCCAGAGCGGTTTACCGGTGATGCGTCCGTTATTCCTGCATTACGAAGACGATGCCCGCACCTACACGCTGAAATACCAGTACCTGTTTGGCCGCGATCTGCTGGTGGCACCGGTGCATGAAGAGGGGCGCAGCGAGTGGTCGCTGTATCTGCCGCAGGATACGTGGATCCATGCCTGGACCGGCGAAACGTATCACGGCGGGGATATCACGGTGACCGCGCCGCTGGGTCAGCCGCCGGTCTTTTATCGTGCAGACAGCGAGTGGGCAGCGTTGTTCGGCGAATTACGTCACCTCTGA
- the yihT gene encoding sulfofructosephosphate aldolase gives MTHYSLNDITRPSGGFAMLAVDQREAMRLMFVAAGAKAPVADQVLTDFKINAARILSPYASAILVDQQFCYRQIVDQQAIAQNCAMIVAADEFIPGNGIPVDSVVIDKNVDPQQVRENGGKALKLLVLWRSDEDPQQRLEMVKEFNQRCHAHGLLSIIEPVVRPPRRGDKFDREQAIVDAAKELGDSGADLYKVEMPLSGRGTQAELLKASQHLNEHIHMPWVILSSGVDEKLFPRAVSVAMTAGASGFLAGRAVWSSVVGLPDTGLMLRDVSAPKLQRLGDIVDEMMARRR, from the coding sequence ATGACTCATTACAGCCTTAACGATATCACCCGTCCGTCCGGCGGCTTCGCCATGCTGGCGGTCGATCAGCGTGAAGCGATGCGCTTAATGTTCGTGGCCGCGGGCGCGAAAGCCCCGGTCGCCGATCAGGTGCTGACCGATTTTAAAATCAATGCTGCGCGGATTTTATCGCCGTACGCCTCGGCGATTCTGGTCGATCAGCAGTTCTGTTATCGCCAGATTGTTGACCAGCAGGCCATTGCGCAAAACTGCGCCATGATTGTCGCGGCTGACGAATTTATCCCCGGCAACGGCATTCCGGTGGACAGCGTGGTGATCGATAAAAATGTGGATCCGCAACAGGTGCGGGAAAACGGCGGCAAGGCGCTGAAATTACTGGTGCTGTGGCGCAGCGATGAAGACCCGCAACAGCGTCTGGAAATGGTGAAAGAATTTAATCAGCGCTGCCATGCGCACGGATTACTGAGCATTATCGAGCCAGTGGTCAGGCCGCCGCGTCGTGGCGATAAATTTGACCGTGAACAGGCGATTGTCGACGCCGCGAAAGAGCTCGGCGACAGCGGCGCTGATCTTTATAAAGTCGAAATGCCCCTCAGCGGACGCGGGACGCAGGCTGAATTGCTGAAGGCATCACAACACCTCAATGAACACATTCATATGCCGTGGGTGATCCTCTCCTCCGGCGTTGATGAAAAACTCTTCCCGCGTGCGGTCAGCGTCGCCATGACAGCGGGCGCGTCCGGCTTCCTTGCGGGCCGCGCGGTCTGGTCATCCGTGGTTGGTTTACCTGATACCGGACTCATGCTCAGGGATGTCTCCGCGCCAAAATTGCAGCGTCTGGGCGACATTGTGGACGAGATGATGGCCCGCCGCCGCTAA
- the yihS gene encoding sulfoquinovose isomerase: MKWFNTMSHHRWLEQETDRIFDFGKNAAVPTGFGWLGNNGQVRADMGTHLWITARMLHVYSVAAGMGRPGAYALVDHGICALNGALADKQHGGWYACVNDEGVVDASKQGYQHFFVLLGAASAVTTGHPEARALLDQAIGVIEKYFWSEDEQMCLESWDEAFSETEAYRGGNANMHAVEAFLIVYDVTHERKWLDRALRIASVIIHDVARRGEYRVNEHFDTQWNPIRDYNKDNPAHRFRAYGGTPGHWIEWGRLMLHLHAALEARFETPPAWLLEDAKGLFHATIRDAWAADGADGFVYSVDWDGKPIVRERVRWPIVEAMGTAYALHCVTGEAQYETWYQTWWDYCVKYLMDYENGSWWQELDTNNKVTTKVWDGKQDIYHLLHCLVIPRLPLAPGLAPAVAAGLLDINAK; this comes from the coding sequence ATGAAATGGTTTAACACGATGAGCCACCACCGCTGGCTTGAACAGGAAACCGACCGGATCTTCGATTTTGGCAAAAATGCTGCTGTGCCCACCGGCTTTGGCTGGCTGGGCAATAACGGACAAGTGCGGGCCGATATGGGCACCCATTTGTGGATCACTGCCCGCATGCTGCACGTCTATTCCGTTGCCGCAGGCATGGGGCGCCCCGGCGCTTATGCGCTGGTGGATCACGGCATCTGCGCCCTTAACGGCGCACTGGCGGATAAACAGCACGGCGGCTGGTATGCCTGCGTAAACGACGAAGGCGTGGTGGATGCCTCGAAACAAGGCTATCAGCATTTCTTCGTTTTGCTGGGCGCGGCCAGCGCCGTCACCACCGGCCATCCTGAGGCCAGAGCGTTACTCGATCAGGCCATCGGCGTGATCGAAAAATACTTCTGGAGTGAAGACGAACAGATGTGTCTGGAGTCGTGGGATGAAGCGTTCAGCGAAACCGAAGCCTATCGCGGCGGCAATGCCAACATGCACGCCGTCGAAGCTTTCCTGATCGTCTACGATGTCACGCACGAGCGCAAATGGCTGGATCGCGCACTGAGAATTGCCTCGGTGATTATTCATGACGTCGCCCGGCGCGGTGAATACCGGGTCAATGAGCATTTTGATACGCAGTGGAACCCGATCCGCGATTACAACAAAGATAATCCGGCGCACCGTTTCCGCGCTTACGGTGGCACGCCGGGGCATTGGATCGAATGGGGACGCCTGATGTTGCATCTTCATGCCGCGCTGGAGGCCCGTTTTGAAACGCCTCCGGCCTGGCTGCTGGAAGATGCCAAAGGGTTGTTCCACGCCACAATCCGCGATGCCTGGGCAGCGGACGGCGCGGACGGTTTTGTCTATTCCGTTGACTGGGACGGTAAACCTATTGTGCGTGAGCGGGTGCGCTGGCCCATTGTTGAGGCGATGGGCACCGCGTATGCGCTGCACTGCGTGACCGGCGAGGCGCAATACGAAACCTGGTATCAGACCTGGTGGGATTACTGCGTGAAATATCTGATGGACTATGAAAATGGCTCCTGGTGGCAGGAGCTGGATACCAACAATAAAGTCACCACCAAAGTCTGGGATGGCAAACAGGATATTTATCATCTCCTGCATTGTCTGGTGATCCCGCGCCTGCCGCTGGCGCCGGGGCTGGCACCGGCCGTGGCCGCCGGTCTGCTGGACATCAATGCAAAATAA